A genomic region of Zalophus californianus isolate mZalCal1 chromosome 11, mZalCal1.pri.v2, whole genome shotgun sequence contains the following coding sequences:
- the DGAT2 gene encoding diacylglycerol O-acyltransferase 2 translates to MKTLIAAYSGVLRGTGSSILSALQDLFSVTWLNRAKVEKQLQVISVLQWVLSFLVLGVACSAILMYIFCTDCWLIAVLYFTWLVFDWNTPKKGGRRSQWVRNWAVWRYFRDYFPIQLVKTHNLLTTRNYILGYHPHGIMGLGAFCNFSTEATEVSKKFPGIRPYLATLAGNFRMPVLREYLMSGGICPVNRDTIDYLLSKNGSGNAIIIVVGGAAESLSSMPGKNAVTLRNRKGFVKLALRHGADLVPTYSFGENEVYKQVIFEEGSWGRWVQKKFQKYIGFAPCIFHGRGLFSSDTWGLVPYSKPITTVVGEPITIPKLEHPTQQDIDLYHTMYMEALVKLFDKHKTKFGLPETEILEVN, encoded by the exons GCACTGGCTCCAGCatcctctctgccctccaggacCTCTTCTCCGTCACTTGGCTCAATAGAGCCAAGGTGGAAAAGCAGCTGCAGGTCATCTCGGTGCTACAATGGGTCCTGTCCTTCCTTGTGCTTG GAGTGGCCTGCAGCGCCATCCTCATGTACATATTCTGCACCGACTGTTGGCTCATCGCCGTGCTCTACTTCACCTGGCTGGTGTTTGACTGGAACACGCCCAAAAAAG GTGGCAGGAGGTCACAGTGGGTCCGAAACTGGGCTGTGTGGCGCTACTTTCGAGACTACTTTCCCATCCAG CTGGTGAAGACACACAACCTGCTGACCACCAGGAACTACATCCTTGGGTACCACCCGCATGGCATCATGGGCCTGGGTGCATTCTGCAACTTCAGCACAGAGGCCACAGAAGTGAGCAAGAAGTTCCCCGGCATAAGGCCCTACCTGGCCACGCTGGCCGGCAACTTCCGGATGCCAGTGCTAAGAGAGTACCTGATGTCTGGAG GCATCTGCCCTGTGAACAGGGACACCATAGACTACTTGCTTTCAAAGAATGGGAGTGGCAATGCCATCATCATCGTAGTGGGGGGCGCAGCCGAGTCCCTGAGCTCCATGCCTGGCAAGAATGCGGTCACCCTGCGCAATCGCAAGGGCTTTGTAAAACTGGCCCTACGCCACGG AGCGGACCTGGTTCCCACCTACTCCTTCGGGGAGAATGAAGTATACAAGCAGGTGATCTTTGAAGAGGGCTCCTGGGGCCGATGGGTCCAGAAGAAGTTCCAGAAGTACATTGGCTTTGCCCCGTGCATCTTCCATGGCCGAGGCCTCTTCTCCTCTGACACATGGGGGCTGGTGCCCTACTCTAAGCCCATCACCACCGTCG TGGGTGAGCCCATCACCATCCCCAAGCTGGAGCACCCAACCCAGCAGGACATAGACCTGTACCACACCATGTACATGGAGGCCCTGGTGAAGCTCTTCGACAAGCACAAGACCAAGTTCGGCCTCCCGGAGACCGAGATTCTGGAGGTGAACTGA